In uncultured Draconibacterium sp., one genomic interval encodes:
- a CDS encoding DUF1080 domain-containing protein: protein MKKLSLLFILAGFIACNKEKAPETIHLFNGTDLSGWHADVPDADNNPNIEKSFVVRDSLLVSLGDPRGHLITDSVYQNYRLEVEYRFAGEPGNCGVLVHASTPRALYDMFPQSLEVQMQHGDAGDFWCIVEDIEVPDMVVRRGPKEEWGITEGKKRRILNLTDDSEKPLGEWNNMLIECVADTIKVWVNDDLVNYGYNCTVNKGKIAVQAEGAVVEFRKLELTPISQISSIE, encoded by the coding sequence GTGAAGAAACTTAGTCTATTATTTATCCTGGCAGGATTTATTGCCTGCAACAAGGAAAAGGCACCTGAAACAATACACTTGTTTAACGGAACAGATTTATCGGGTTGGCATGCCGACGTGCCTGATGCTGACAATAACCCTAATATTGAGAAATCGTTTGTAGTTCGCGATTCTTTGCTGGTAAGTTTGGGCGATCCGAGGGGCCATTTAATTACTGATTCGGTTTATCAGAACTACCGGCTGGAAGTGGAATATCGCTTTGCCGGAGAGCCGGGGAACTGTGGCGTTTTGGTTCATGCTTCAACACCGCGGGCTTTGTATGATATGTTTCCTCAATCGTTGGAGGTACAAATGCAGCATGGCGATGCCGGCGATTTTTGGTGTATTGTTGAAGATATTGAAGTACCGGATATGGTTGTAAGACGCGGACCAAAGGAAGAGTGGGGGATTACTGAAGGTAAAAAACGCCGGATACTGAACCTGACAGACGATTCGGAAAAGCCCCTGGGTGAATGGAACAACATGCTAATTGAGTGTGTGGCTGACACCATAAAAGTTTGGGTAAACGACGATCTTGTAAATTACGGCTATAATTGCACTGTCAATAAAGGAAAAATTGCCGTTCAGGCAGAAGGTGCTGTGGTTGAGTTTCGTAAACTGGAGTTGACACCGATAAGTCAAATTTCTTCAATAGAATAA
- a CDS encoding DNA-directed RNA polymerase subunit omega, giving the protein MDYKKTKAAPSTISRDLEVLTSETGNIYETVMILAKRANQISSELKEELNQKLQEFASYTDNLEEIFENREQIEISKFYERLPKPTLIAFEELKEGEIYHRNPTRENKKRI; this is encoded by the coding sequence ATGGATTACAAGAAAACAAAAGCCGCTCCGTCAACTATTTCCCGCGATCTTGAAGTTTTAACTTCGGAAACCGGAAATATTTACGAAACCGTAATGATTCTTGCTAAAAGAGCAAATCAGATTTCGTCGGAATTAAAAGAAGAGCTTAACCAGAAATTGCAGGAATTTGCTTCGTATACCGACAATCTGGAGGAAATCTTTGAAAACAGAGAACAAATCGAGATTTCTAAATTTTACGAGCGTTTGCCAAAGCCAACTCTTATTGCGTTTGAAGAATTAAAAGAAGGTGAAATTTATCACCGTAATCCAACGCGCGAGAACAAAAAACGTATCTAA
- a CDS encoding ATP-binding protein — MIKAVLEYLDKVVRLRFNDEIKGNKSVIPEFVLVGHANNSLKNFIQENELSGAETIVLFIALVPHLSPEFFNNIIAEYLPNGGDFPEFGGVKGKNHRGILPTGETVLYILAGHDIGKRMEVAKLFDEEHLFFQKNVLNIESVPAGEPKMSGRLVLDDEYVDLFVSGKISRPKLSSDFPAQRITTKQEWNDLVLKEKTFEEIKELETWLNYNEQLMEEWSMRDKIKPGFRVLFYGPSGTGKTMTTCLLGKYTGRDVYRVDLSMVISKYIGETEKNLSGLFNKAEHKNWILFFDEADSLFGKRTNVRDAHDKYANQEVSYLLQRIEAHNGLVILASNMKGNIDSAFTRRFNAFVEFDPPTVAERLKLWQVYMPKSNKVHKDIRLEELAKNYELTGANIVNIIHYAGLLSIQKGNAMLNMETLLAGIRKEYKKEGRILQQ, encoded by the coding sequence ATGATAAAAGCCGTTTTAGAATACCTGGACAAAGTTGTACGACTTCGATTTAATGATGAAATAAAAGGAAATAAGTCTGTCATTCCAGAGTTTGTCCTTGTCGGTCATGCTAACAATTCTTTAAAAAATTTTATTCAGGAAAATGAATTAAGTGGAGCAGAAACAATTGTTCTTTTTATAGCATTGGTTCCGCACCTTTCTCCTGAATTCTTTAATAATATCATTGCTGAATACCTGCCAAATGGTGGTGATTTCCCTGAGTTTGGAGGAGTGAAAGGTAAAAACCACCGCGGAATACTGCCAACCGGCGAAACCGTTTTATACATTCTTGCCGGACATGACATCGGGAAACGAATGGAGGTAGCAAAACTGTTTGATGAGGAACATTTGTTTTTCCAAAAAAACGTGTTGAACATTGAATCGGTTCCTGCGGGCGAACCCAAAATGAGTGGCCGCCTTGTTCTCGACGATGAATATGTTGATCTGTTTGTTTCCGGTAAAATCTCACGACCAAAACTTAGCAGCGACTTCCCGGCTCAGCGGATCACAACTAAGCAGGAATGGAATGATTTGGTTTTAAAAGAAAAGACATTCGAAGAAATTAAAGAGCTTGAAACGTGGTTAAACTACAACGAGCAGTTAATGGAAGAATGGAGCATGCGTGATAAAATTAAACCGGGATTTCGGGTGTTGTTTTACGGCCCGTCTGGCACCGGAAAAACAATGACAACTTGTTTGCTGGGCAAATATACCGGAAGAGATGTTTATCGTGTTGATTTGTCGATGGTTATTTCGAAATATATTGGTGAGACTGAGAAAAACTTGTCGGGATTATTTAACAAGGCAGAACACAAAAACTGGATATTGTTTTTTGATGAGGCCGACTCGCTTTTTGGTAAACGCACCAATGTTAGAGATGCTCACGATAAATACGCCAACCAGGAAGTTTCGTACCTGTTGCAGCGCATAGAAGCCCACAACGGGTTAGTGATTTTGGCATCGAATATGAAAGGAAATATCGATAGTGCTTTTACCCGCCGTTTTAATGCTTTTGTCGAGTTCGACCCTCCTACGGTTGCTGAACGCCTTAAACTCTGGCAGGTGTATATGCCCAAAAGCAACAAAGTGCACAAGGACATTCGTTTGGAGGAGCTGGCAAAAAATTACGAGTTAACAGGTGCAAACATCGTCAATATCATTCACTATGCCGGTTTGCTTTCCATCCAAAAGGGGAATGCGATGTTGAATATGGAAACTCTGCTCGCCGGAATCCGGAAAGAATACAAAAAAGAGGGTAGAATTCTACAGCAATGA
- a CDS encoding DUF4835 family protein, with protein MIKQIVIALFFLFIFIGEGVAQELRCNVTVSARGIQGANQNLFRTMQSDLYDFMNNRKWTDHVYSYDEKIRCNILIRLDEQISADEFKGSIQVQLTRPIFNTSYTSTVLNIKDNDFHCKYVEFQPLEFNETSNRDNLTNIMAFYAYVILGFDYDTFSEEGGTEFFQKAQAIVNNSQNARERGWKAFESERNRYWLIENVMNKSYSSFRTCMYNYHRNGLDLMSEKVEEGRANIAESLRDIQKVFRRRPSTYILQMFFDAKADELVNIFSKSFPDERNRVMAILNEVDPSNGNKYEKIAENEGF; from the coding sequence ATGATAAAACAAATCGTAATAGCGCTTTTCTTTCTGTTTATTTTCATTGGAGAAGGTGTAGCTCAGGAACTTCGTTGCAACGTAACCGTTTCGGCACGGGGAATTCAGGGAGCAAACCAAAACCTGTTCCGCACCATGCAGTCTGACCTGTATGATTTTATGAATAACCGAAAATGGACCGATCATGTGTACAGTTACGATGAAAAAATCAGATGCAATATTTTAATCCGTCTCGACGAGCAGATTTCTGCCGACGAGTTTAAAGGATCAATCCAGGTACAGTTAACACGCCCGATATTTAATACCAGTTATACCTCAACCGTTCTTAATATTAAGGACAATGATTTTCATTGTAAGTATGTTGAGTTTCAGCCGCTGGAATTTAACGAAACGTCGAACCGCGACAACCTGACCAACATTATGGCGTTTTATGCCTACGTTATTTTAGGTTTCGATTACGATACTTTTTCGGAAGAAGGTGGAACAGAGTTTTTTCAGAAAGCTCAGGCCATTGTAAATAATTCGCAGAATGCACGCGAACGCGGTTGGAAGGCTTTCGAAAGTGAGCGTAATCGCTACTGGCTGATCGAAAATGTGATGAACAAATCGTACTCATCCTTCCGCACCTGTATGTACAATTATCATCGTAACGGATTGGATTTAATGTCGGAAAAGGTGGAAGAAGGTCGTGCAAACATTGCCGAATCACTACGCGATATTCAGAAAGTATTTCGTCGTCGCCCGTCTACCTATATTCTTCAGATGTTTTTTGATGCCAAAGCCGATGAATTGGTCAACATTTTTTCAAAATCATTCCCGGATGAAAGAAATCGTGTTATGGCTATTTTGAATGAGGTTGATCCTTCAAACGGCAACAAGTACGAGAAGATTGCTGAAAACGAAGGCTTTTAG
- a CDS encoding contractile injection system tape measure protein: MNADRHIIDKVFLDIDAINETEAYWLKDHISSFLNDQVFPDLEQLFNDMDVDDSISRFERIDLDISLDSWENPDTLRKEIENQLRQKMSIAAIEKRYPVNVDSNRSKGISEYHQVKKISGEQNLQSIFFFFLKNGFLPWYGHKSDIDQLFSKEEWKRSIEKAHFVTELKELMKLDETVLQRFVLQLPVRNVLQFTDLLGEFDLFDNRERNTFVESLNYPLRNQFISVLLKIGLEQSEMIWKPDLLHFYAAYLIEYYPKKSINEQIHQLKNISLHTSLVLTHQDCDKVLVLLKEHEQNQPFKKGVTNQKRGNIEDSPTIISHRDSYNEEKEPLFFEQEAGDIIVQNAGQVLFHPFLKLFFQQFNWLDEEGNIKSEDRFKAVQALHYCATGNKQFFEGDLVLEKFLCDVPLQKTVPAISLLNESIKKEADNLLRELIKNWPALKNTSPDGLREMFVKRSGKLIQKDRNFKLIVERKTQDILLEKLQWNISIIKLPWKKELIFVEW; encoded by the coding sequence TTGAATGCCGACCGACATATCATTGATAAGGTTTTTCTCGATATCGATGCGATAAACGAGACTGAGGCTTACTGGTTAAAAGACCATATCAGTTCGTTTCTGAATGACCAGGTTTTTCCGGACCTCGAACAACTTTTTAATGATATGGATGTGGATGACAGCATCTCCCGTTTTGAACGAATCGATTTGGATATTTCGCTGGATAGCTGGGAGAATCCCGATACCTTGCGTAAAGAAATCGAAAACCAGCTTCGGCAAAAAATGTCAATTGCAGCCATCGAAAAACGTTATCCGGTAAATGTTGATAGCAATCGGTCAAAAGGCATTTCGGAGTACCACCAGGTCAAAAAAATATCCGGTGAGCAGAATTTGCAAAGTATATTTTTCTTCTTTCTAAAGAACGGATTTTTACCGTGGTATGGTCATAAATCGGATATCGATCAATTGTTTTCTAAAGAAGAATGGAAAAGAAGCATTGAAAAGGCGCACTTTGTAACCGAATTAAAAGAGCTCATGAAATTGGATGAAACCGTTTTACAACGGTTTGTGTTGCAACTACCAGTTCGAAATGTATTACAGTTTACAGACTTACTTGGAGAATTTGATCTGTTTGATAATCGCGAAAGGAACACTTTTGTTGAAAGCCTGAATTATCCGCTCAGAAATCAGTTCATATCCGTTTTACTGAAGATCGGGTTAGAACAGTCTGAAATGATTTGGAAACCTGATCTGCTGCATTTTTACGCAGCTTACTTAATAGAGTATTACCCCAAAAAATCTATTAACGAACAAATTCATCAGCTTAAAAATATTTCTCTACACACAAGTTTAGTGCTTACGCACCAAGATTGCGATAAGGTTTTGGTTCTGTTAAAAGAGCACGAACAGAATCAGCCCTTTAAAAAGGGAGTAACAAATCAGAAAAGGGGAAACATTGAAGATAGCCCAACCATTATTTCGCATAGGGATAGCTATAATGAGGAAAAAGAACCGCTGTTTTTTGAGCAAGAGGCCGGCGATATTATCGTTCAAAATGCAGGGCAGGTTCTTTTTCACCCCTTTTTGAAATTGTTTTTTCAGCAATTTAACTGGCTTGATGAAGAAGGAAACATAAAGTCTGAAGATCGATTTAAAGCCGTTCAGGCGCTTCATTATTGTGCCACAGGAAATAAACAGTTTTTTGAAGGCGATCTGGTGCTGGAAAAATTTCTGTGTGATGTGCCCCTGCAAAAAACAGTACCGGCAATCAGTTTGCTCAATGAAAGCATAAAAAAGGAGGCTGATAACCTGCTTCGCGAACTCATCAAAAACTGGCCGGCATTAAAAAATACTTCTCCTGATGGTTTACGCGAAATGTTTGTAAAACGAAGTGGCAAGCTCATTCAAAAAGATCGGAATTTTAAGCTGATCGTTGAACGAAAAACACAGGACATCCTGTTGGAGAAATTACAATGGAACATTTCCATTATTAAACTGCCGTGGAAAAAGGAATTAATATTTGTAGAATGGTAA
- a CDS encoding aminotransferase class I/II-fold pyridoxal phosphate-dependent enzyme translates to MDIFDKFRNNKGDIGKWMDQIHGYFAFPKLEGEIAARMNFRGKEVLTWSLNNYLGLGNHPEVRKADAEAAAQYGMAYPMGARMMSGQTVKHEQLERELAAFVSKPDAFLLNFGYQGMVSAIDVLASRNDVIVYDSESHACIMDGVFLHKAKGGKSFVYQHNDMEKCRKMLGFATKRAAETGGGILLITEGVFGMTGQVGKLDEIVALKKEFDFRLFVDDAHGFGTMGPTGAGSGEHFGVQDGIDIYFGTFAKAMAGIGGFIACETDICYILRYNMRSQTFAKSLPMTMTIGALKRLDMIRTMPELREQLWTIVNALQGGLKEAGFDLGKTNTQVTPVYMKGGEEEATQMIYDLRENYGIFCSMVVYPVIPKGEILLRLIPTAMHTLEDVEITLKAFKETRKKLVAGEYRTGEIAKVDVDM, encoded by the coding sequence GTGGATATATTTGATAAATTCAGAAATAATAAAGGTGATATTGGCAAGTGGATGGACCAAATTCACGGGTATTTTGCGTTTCCAAAACTGGAAGGTGAAATTGCAGCCAGAATGAATTTCCGTGGCAAGGAAGTATTGACATGGAGTTTGAACAACTACCTGGGATTGGGCAACCACCCGGAAGTTAGAAAAGCTGATGCTGAAGCTGCAGCACAGTATGGTATGGCTTACCCGATGGGTGCCAGAATGATGTCGGGACAAACAGTTAAACACGAACAACTGGAGCGTGAATTGGCTGCTTTTGTTAGCAAACCTGATGCATTTTTATTGAATTTCGGTTACCAGGGAATGGTTTCTGCAATCGATGTGCTTGCCAGCCGTAACGATGTTATTGTTTACGATTCGGAATCGCACGCTTGTATTATGGACGGAGTTTTCCTTCATAAAGCAAAAGGTGGAAAAAGTTTTGTGTACCAACACAACGATATGGAGAAATGCCGCAAAATGTTAGGCTTCGCTACAAAACGCGCTGCTGAAACTGGTGGTGGTATTTTATTGATTACAGAAGGTGTTTTCGGTATGACAGGTCAGGTTGGAAAACTTGATGAAATTGTTGCACTGAAAAAAGAATTCGATTTCCGTTTGTTTGTTGACGATGCTCACGGTTTCGGAACAATGGGACCAACAGGTGCCGGTTCGGGTGAACATTTTGGCGTTCAGGATGGAATTGATATTTACTTCGGAACATTTGCAAAAGCAATGGCCGGAATTGGTGGTTTTATTGCTTGCGAAACTGATATCTGCTACATTTTGCGTTACAATATGCGTTCGCAAACTTTTGCGAAATCGTTGCCAATGACAATGACAATTGGTGCTTTGAAACGTTTAGATATGATACGTACAATGCCTGAGTTGCGCGAACAGCTTTGGACAATCGTTAACGCGCTGCAAGGTGGATTAAAAGAAGCCGGTTTCGATCTTGGAAAAACCAACACACAGGTTACTCCGGTTTATATGAAAGGTGGCGAGGAAGAAGCAACTCAAATGATTTACGACCTTCGTGAGAATTACGGTATTTTCTGCTCAATGGTAGTTTACCCTGTAATTCCTAAAGGTGAGATCCTGCTGCGTTTAATACCAACAGCTATGCATACTTTAGAGGATGTTGAAATTACTTTGAAAGCCTTTAAAGAAACCCGTAAAAAACTGGTGGCCGGTGAATACCGCACCGGTGAAATTGCAAAAGTTGATGTGGATATGTAA
- the coaBC gene encoding bifunctional phosphopantothenoylcysteine decarboxylase/phosphopantothenate--cysteine ligase CoaBC produces MRLKGKNIILGITGSIAAYKAAMLLRLFIKEGAEVQVVITPAGKEFITPVTLSALSDKPVISEFFGANDGTWNSHVDLGLWADVMVIAPATASTMGKMANGIADNMLITTYLSAKCPVMVAPAMDLDMFAHPSTQRNISILKEYGNIIVEPGEGELASGLTGKGRMEEPEKILDAVIQQLGVKKKLLNKSYLVTAGPTFEKIDPVRFIGNYSSGKMGYAIAEELAEQGAEVTLVSGPVSVTTQKTGVNVVPVESAEEMYKASVEHFKTVDGAIMCAAVADFTPAKKETEKTKRGKENWNIELQPTKDIAAELGKLKTNKQLLVGFALETNNELANAAGKLLKKNLDFIVLNSLKDKGAGFGVDTNKITIIEKGNKQTDFQLKDKAEVAKDIVAKIIELNN; encoded by the coding sequence ATGAGGCTCAAAGGAAAAAATATTATACTAGGAATAACAGGAAGTATTGCAGCTTATAAGGCAGCAATGCTTCTTCGGCTTTTTATAAAGGAGGGTGCCGAAGTGCAGGTGGTAATAACACCTGCCGGAAAAGAATTCATTACACCCGTAACTTTATCAGCATTGTCGGACAAACCTGTTATTAGTGAGTTTTTTGGTGCAAACGATGGTACGTGGAACAGCCATGTTGACCTGGGATTGTGGGCCGATGTAATGGTTATTGCACCGGCAACCGCATCAACCATGGGAAAAATGGCCAACGGAATTGCCGATAATATGTTGATCACTACCTATTTGTCGGCAAAATGCCCGGTTATGGTGGCACCAGCAATGGACCTCGATATGTTTGCGCATCCTTCAACTCAACGAAATATTTCCATTCTCAAGGAATACGGAAATATTATTGTTGAACCCGGCGAAGGAGAATTAGCCAGCGGTTTAACCGGCAAAGGCAGGATGGAAGAACCTGAAAAAATACTCGACGCAGTTATTCAACAGCTTGGAGTAAAAAAAAAACTTCTGAATAAATCCTACCTGGTAACTGCCGGTCCTACTTTCGAAAAAATCGATCCTGTTCGTTTTATTGGTAATTATTCTTCAGGAAAAATGGGTTATGCCATTGCCGAAGAACTCGCCGAACAAGGTGCTGAAGTAACTTTGGTATCCGGCCCCGTTTCTGTTACTACTCAGAAAACTGGTGTAAACGTGGTTCCGGTTGAATCGGCCGAAGAAATGTACAAGGCATCGGTTGAGCATTTTAAAACTGTTGATGGGGCAATAATGTGCGCTGCCGTAGCCGATTTTACTCCCGCAAAAAAGGAGACCGAAAAAACCAAGCGGGGTAAAGAAAACTGGAACATCGAGTTGCAACCAACAAAAGATATTGCTGCCGAATTGGGTAAATTAAAAACCAACAAGCAGCTTTTGGTAGGTTTTGCCCTGGAAACCAACAACGAACTGGCTAATGCAGCGGGTAAATTGTTGAAAAAGAACCTCGACTTTATTGTGCTGAATTCTCTAAAAGACAAGGGAGCCGGATTTGGTGTTGATACCAATAAAATAACGATCATCGAAAAAGGCAATAAACAAACCGATTTTCAGTTAAAAGATAAAGCTGAGGTAGCAAAAGATATCGTAGCAAAAATTATAGAACTGAATAATTAG
- the bamD gene encoding outer membrane protein assembly factor BamD yields MRFLGIGLLAILLITASCGDYNKIVKSTDYEFKYKKAVEYYEDGEYVRSATLFRELVNIYRGTSRADKIYYYYAKSMIGQKDYLMAGHYFKSLVKEFPTSEYIEEAQFMIGYCSYLLSPKARLDQQVTQEAIDALQLYINLYPYSDRVDEANRLIDELVDKLVYKSYLSAKLYYDFEQYKAAVIALGNSLDKYPESKYREDLKFMLLKSKYLLAEKSVADKQNERYTNALDEYFSFIDEYPDSDHKKEVDKFYEKASEILNYKEEKDLNIN; encoded by the coding sequence ATGAGATTTTTGGGGATTGGACTACTAGCAATTTTATTGATCACAGCTTCGTGCGGAGACTATAATAAGATTGTAAAAAGTACCGATTACGAGTTTAAATACAAAAAAGCTGTTGAGTATTACGAAGACGGCGAATATGTTCGTTCAGCAACCCTGTTTAGGGAATTGGTGAACATTTACCGCGGAACCTCGCGAGCCGACAAAATTTATTATTACTATGCTAAAAGTATGATCGGTCAGAAAGACTATTTAATGGCGGGTCATTATTTTAAGTCGTTGGTAAAAGAGTTTCCAACAAGCGAATATATCGAGGAAGCCCAATTTATGATTGGCTACTGCTCTTATTTGTTATCGCCGAAAGCAAGGCTCGATCAGCAGGTAACTCAGGAGGCAATTGACGCCTTACAACTATACATTAACTTGTATCCGTATAGCGACCGTGTTGACGAAGCTAACCGCCTGATCGATGAATTGGTAGATAAATTGGTATATAAATCGTATTTAAGTGCTAAATTGTACTACGATTTTGAACAATACAAAGCAGCGGTAATTGCATTGGGTAATAGTTTGGATAAATATCCTGAAAGTAAATACCGGGAAGATTTGAAATTTATGCTGTTAAAATCGAAGTATTTGCTGGCTGAAAAAAGTGTTGCTGACAAACAAAACGAACGATATACAAATGCGCTCGACGAATATTTTTCATTTATCGATGAATATCCCGACAGTGACCACAAAAAAGAGGTAGATAAATTTTACGAAAAAGCCTCTGAGATATTGAATTATAAAGAAGAAAAAGATTTAAACATTAATTAG
- a CDS encoding DUF4157 domain-containing protein, which produces MKTSVIKQDAAKSSENRTPFFSNTKADSFFASSDLNSKMSVQMQPEEEEEPVQTQRKGNLQFQEEEEEAVQTQSSEEEEEEMVQPKMQTSQPGSQIQQTARTGFMGSPVAYPFFNQIQTSFGKHDVSGIQSFTDSNAGNANRKMGSLAYAAGNKVAFRGAPSLHTAAHEAAHVVQQRKGVSLKSGIGRPGDSYEQHADAVANKVVQGKSAESILSTIPGSANASSGAIQFAVESGSDWLGEFWDAYVYPGHQPGTDQGGRDVGRQVRSFQRLSNRPTHEEGGQTIIDVNDRGLTGGQTLNDSEQIAGPAASGPRQWTIDLTTHELFDPQPALADVIQNAIGDCYLLATLQSMASRGGGRTQLVNAVSESGNGFNVEFYRIKIIGNKALVDPNSRIRVSLGRNHNPNGVQLREKAGTMTQAQARELMQNSSYASQIQAGDSFNVNWTKRIVWPWAIERAYAAVAGGFNRIEGGFSALPIMALTGETPFQVFNLTSYSLAQLANVLTILNNATDNDTIITSWTYNTLNTIYNRSFVVDSADRRRGIRLVGNDGVVTAWIPWREIANYISDFVILDPFGPLNGRPVLTTKADHPNWIQAIINASATGGAVISGTLSTICLGQGLLLAPAHIYSITSLSAAGAQTSNPWSILHPGLVSPAQLRKAFGRLTFKP; this is translated from the coding sequence ATGAAGACTAGTGTAATAAAACAAGATGCTGCAAAGAGTAGCGAGAACCGGACTCCATTTTTTTCGAACACAAAAGCTGATTCGTTTTTTGCCTCGTCTGATTTAAACAGTAAAATGTCGGTTCAAATGCAGCCGGAAGAAGAGGAAGAACCTGTTCAAACACAACGAAAAGGAAATCTTCAGTTTCAGGAAGAAGAGGAGGAAGCAGTTCAGACGCAATCATCGGAGGAAGAAGAGGAAGAGATGGTTCAACCAAAGATGCAAACGTCTCAACCCGGAAGTCAGATACAACAAACTGCACGTACAGGGTTTATGGGAAGTCCGGTAGCTTATCCGTTTTTCAATCAAATTCAAACATCTTTCGGAAAGCATGATGTGTCAGGCATACAGTCTTTTACGGATTCAAATGCAGGGAATGCAAATCGTAAAATGGGATCATTGGCCTATGCCGCAGGAAACAAAGTTGCATTTCGTGGGGCGCCTAGTCTTCACACTGCAGCACACGAAGCGGCGCACGTAGTTCAGCAACGGAAAGGGGTGAGCTTAAAATCGGGTATTGGCAGGCCCGGTGATTCGTATGAACAACATGCCGATGCAGTTGCCAATAAAGTAGTTCAGGGAAAAAGCGCTGAATCAATCCTATCAACTATTCCGGGAAGTGCCAACGCGAGCTCCGGAGCTATTCAGTTTGCTGTAGAAAGCGGAAGTGATTGGCTCGGTGAATTCTGGGATGCCTATGTTTATCCCGGACATCAGCCCGGCACCGATCAGGGGGGGCGCGATGTGGGACGACAGGTAAGGTCGTTTCAACGGCTGAGTAATCGTCCGACACATGAAGAAGGTGGGCAAACGATAATAGATGTAAATGACCGCGGGCTTACAGGCGGACAAACATTAAATGATTCGGAGCAAATTGCCGGACCGGCAGCCAGCGGCCCACGACAGTGGACTATCGATTTAACCACGCATGAATTGTTTGATCCTCAGCCAGCCCTGGCTGATGTGATACAAAATGCAATTGGAGATTGTTATTTGCTGGCTACCTTGCAGAGTATGGCTTCTAGAGGAGGAGGGCGTACACAACTGGTAAACGCTGTTAGTGAATCGGGAAATGGTTTTAATGTCGAGTTTTATCGAATAAAAATTATTGGAAACAAGGCACTCGTTGATCCAAACTCAAGAATACGTGTTTCGCTGGGGCGGAATCATAATCCCAATGGAGTTCAATTAAGGGAAAAAGCTGGAACAATGACACAGGCGCAGGCACGCGAGCTTATGCAGAACAGCAGTTACGCTTCACAAATTCAGGCAGGAGATTCTTTTAATGTGAATTGGACGAAAAGAATAGTTTGGCCATGGGCTATTGAACGTGCCTATGCTGCGGTGGCCGGTGGTTTTAATCGTATTGAGGGCGGTTTCTCAGCATTGCCAATAATGGCATTAACCGGCGAAACGCCATTCCAGGTTTTCAATTTGACTTCGTACAGCCTGGCCCAACTTGCTAATGTTTTAACCATTTTGAATAATGCAACAGACAATGATACCATTATAACATCGTGGACATATAACACGCTGAATACGATTTATAACAGAAGTTTTGTTGTCGATTCTGCTGATAGAAGACGTGGAATTCGCCTTGTCGGAAATGATGGAGTAGTGACTGCGTGGATTCCCTGGCGTGAAATTGCAAATTACATTTCCGATTTTGTTATTTTGGACCCATTTGGCCCGCTTAACGGAAGGCCTGTTCTAACTACTAAGGCAGACCATCCGAATTGGATACAGGCAATTATTAATGCATCGGCCACGGGAGGCGCCGTGATAAGTGGTACCTTGTCGACAATATGTCTGGGACAGGGATTATTATTAGCTCCGGCTCATATTTATTCCATCACATCGTTATCCGCTGCCGGTGCCCAAACTTCTAATCCTTGGTCAATATTGCATCCGGGATTGGTTTCTCCTGCGCAACTGCGGAAGGCCTTTGGAAGGCTTACATTTAAACCATAA